From the genome of Flavobacterium ovatum, one region includes:
- a CDS encoding MATE family efflux transporter — MTLSIYTKEFSYNFKLAYPIIIGMLGHIIVGIVDNVMVGHIGPTELAAASLANSLVFVAMSLGIGFSTAITPMAAAADGKKDIKEGRSTFHHGLYLCTILGLVLFGVILIGKPFVDMMGQPENVVVLAKPFLDIIAFSLVPLIIFQGYKQFADGMSETKYSMWATLLGNVVNVILNYVLIYGFWIFPELGFIGAAIGTLVSRFVMLGYMHYKMKNNEKFHPFFEGFSIRKIKKSVNIEIIKLGAPSAMQMFFEVALFTGAVWLSGLLGITNQAANQIALSLASFTFMFAMGLSVAATIRVGNQKGLGDFKKLRIVALSIFLLAILLEIFFAIIFVLFHDYLPLWFVDKNNLADLVQNTEVLTIASQLLLVAAVFQISDGIQVVMLGALRGLQDVKIPMYITFIAYWVVGFPVCIWLGLFTELKATGIWIGLLAGLTTAALFLYLRFNYLTKKLIG, encoded by the coding sequence TTGACTTTATCTATTTATACAAAAGAATTCTCTTATAATTTTAAATTAGCTTATCCTATTATTATTGGAATGCTAGGGCATATTATCGTAGGTATCGTTGATAACGTCATGGTGGGACATATTGGACCTACAGAGTTAGCAGCGGCTTCTTTAGCTAATAGTTTGGTTTTTGTTGCTATGTCATTGGGAATTGGTTTTTCAACAGCGATTACGCCAATGGCTGCTGCAGCCGATGGTAAAAAAGATATTAAAGAAGGGAGATCCACCTTTCATCATGGATTGTATTTATGTACCATTTTAGGATTGGTACTTTTTGGTGTGATTCTAATTGGGAAACCTTTTGTCGACATGATGGGGCAGCCGGAGAATGTAGTGGTTTTGGCTAAGCCTTTTCTGGATATAATTGCTTTTTCGTTAGTGCCTTTAATTATTTTTCAAGGCTACAAACAATTTGCCGACGGAATGAGTGAGACCAAATACTCCATGTGGGCAACATTACTAGGGAATGTGGTCAACGTGATTTTGAATTACGTTTTGATATACGGTTTTTGGATTTTCCCTGAATTAGGGTTTATAGGTGCTGCAATAGGAACCTTAGTGTCTCGTTTTGTGATGTTAGGGTATATGCATTATAAAATGAAAAATAATGAAAAATTTCATCCCTTTTTTGAAGGATTTTCGATAAGAAAAATTAAGAAATCAGTCAATATAGAAATCATTAAACTAGGAGCTCCTTCAGCTATGCAAATGTTTTTTGAAGTTGCCTTGTTTACTGGAGCTGTTTGGCTTTCGGGTCTTTTAGGAATTACTAACCAAGCGGCAAACCAAATTGCTTTGAGTTTGGCATCTTTTACCTTTATGTTTGCCATGGGGTTGAGTGTTGCGGCCACGATTAGAGTAGGAAATCAAAAAGGATTGGGTGATTTTAAAAAATTGAGAATTGTAGCATTGTCCATATTTTTATTAGCGATTTTACTCGAAATATTTTTTGCGATCATCTTTGTATTGTTTCATGATTATTTACCGCTTTGGTTTGTAGATAAAAATAATCTTGCTGATCTAGTTCAAAATACAGAAGTTTTAACCATAGCATCGCAATTATTATTAGTAGCCGCTGTGTTCCAAATTTCTGATGGGATTCAGGTGGTTATGCTCGGGGCATTACGAGGGTTACAAGATGTGAAAATCCCCATGTATATCACCTTTATTGCTTATTGGGTGGTTGGGTTTCCAGTTTGTATTTGGTTAGGTTTGTTTACAGAATTGAAAGCAACTGGAATCTGGATTGGACTTTTGGCAGGATTAACAACAGCCGCTTTATTTTTGTACCTTCGCTTTAATTATTTGACCAAAAAATTAATTGGTTAA
- a CDS encoding prohibitin family protein produces MIVLVFIGIVLIIISYSVNANPSPLTKFSNIFRIIGFLLALIGVFATAFKQVDAGKVGVKSLYGNVRPDILESGLHVINPLLDVTIFDVQTQNYTMSADHAEGAQEGDDAIRVLSNDGLEVVIDLTVLYKVMPTDAPKIFKGIGVNYIDKIVRPVTRTRIRDNAVYYDAIALYSTKRNEFQDRIFKSIEADFKTRGLILEQLLIRNINLPASVKTTIESKINAEQDAQKMQFVLQKEKQEAERKRVEAQGIADYQRIISLGLTDKQLQYETIKAQKELAASPNTKIIFMGSKGSAPIILSDK; encoded by the coding sequence ATGATTGTATTAGTTTTTATCGGTATAGTTTTAATAATTATTAGTTATTCTGTCAATGCCAATCCAAGTCCGTTGACGAAATTCTCAAATATTTTTAGGATTATCGGTTTCTTGTTGGCTTTAATTGGTGTTTTTGCTACAGCTTTTAAACAAGTTGACGCAGGAAAAGTTGGGGTTAAGTCGTTATACGGAAATGTACGCCCAGATATATTAGAAAGTGGTTTGCATGTGATTAACCCATTGCTAGATGTGACTATTTTTGATGTTCAGACTCAAAATTATACGATGTCTGCGGATCATGCTGAGGGAGCACAAGAAGGGGATGATGCCATTCGAGTTTTATCTAATGACGGACTGGAAGTAGTGATTGATTTGACTGTTTTGTATAAAGTGATGCCTACTGATGCACCAAAGATTTTTAAGGGAATTGGAGTGAATTATATTGATAAGATTGTGCGTCCAGTGACGAGAACACGTATTCGTGACAATGCAGTTTATTATGATGCCATAGCTTTATATTCGACTAAAAGGAACGAGTTTCAAGACCGTATTTTCAAAAGTATCGAAGCCGATTTTAAAACAAGAGGTTTGATTTTAGAGCAGTTGTTAATTAGGAATATCAATTTACCAGCTTCGGTAAAAACGACTATCGAAAGTAAAATAAATGCAGAGCAAGATGCGCAAAAAATGCAATTTGTACTCCAAAAAGAGAAACAAGAAGCGGAGCGTAAACGTGTAGAAGCGCAAGGTATTGCCGATTACCAAAGAATTATTTCCCTTGGTTTGACCGATAAGCAATTGCAATATGAAACCATAAAAGCTCAAAAAGAATTGGCCGCATCACCCAATACTAAAATCATTTTTATGGGTAGTAAAGGAAGCGCACCAATTATTTTATCAGATAAATAA
- the lpdA gene encoding dihydrolipoyl dehydrogenase produces the protein MKYDIIVLGSGPGGYVTAIRASQLGFKVAVIEKENLGGICLNWGCIPTKALLKSAQVFDYLKHASDYGLTVSSFDKDFPAVIQRSRGVASGMSKGVTFLMKKNKIDVINGFGKIKAGKKVDVTDKDNKVTEYSADHIIIATGARSRELPNLPQDGVKVIGYRQAMSLPTQPKSMIVVGSGAIGVEFAHFYNSMGTKVTIVEFMPNVVPVEDEDISKQMEKSLKKSGIDVMVNSSVEKIDTTGNGVKAFVKTAKGEVVLEADILLSAVGIKTNIENIGLEEVGIATDRDKILVNAYNQTNIPGYYAIGDVTPGQALAHVASAEGINCVEKIAGMHVDPIDYGNVPGCTYATPEIASVGMTEKQAKEKGYDLKIGKFPFSASGKAQASGNSDGFVKVIFDAKYGEWLGCHMIGAGVTDMIAEAVVARKLETTGHEILKSIHPHPTMSEAVMEAVADAYGEVIHL, from the coding sequence ATGAAATACGACATCATAGTTTTAGGAAGTGGCCCAGGCGGATATGTTACAGCCATTAGAGCATCACAATTAGGATTTAAAGTTGCTGTAATTGAAAAAGAAAACCTTGGTGGAATTTGTTTGAACTGGGGTTGTATCCCTACGAAAGCATTATTAAAATCAGCTCAAGTTTTTGATTATCTAAAACATGCTTCTGACTACGGTTTGACTGTTTCATCATTCGATAAAGATTTCCCTGCAGTTATACAACGTAGCCGTGGTGTTGCCTCTGGAATGAGTAAGGGTGTTACCTTCTTGATGAAGAAAAACAAAATTGACGTTATCAATGGTTTTGGAAAAATAAAAGCGGGTAAAAAAGTTGATGTTACTGATAAAGATAACAAAGTAACGGAATACAGTGCAGACCATATCATTATCGCTACAGGAGCTCGCTCTCGTGAGTTGCCAAACTTGCCACAAGATGGCGTTAAAGTAATTGGTTACCGCCAAGCAATGTCTTTACCTACACAACCAAAATCAATGATCGTTGTAGGATCTGGAGCTATTGGAGTTGAGTTTGCTCACTTTTACAATTCAATGGGAACAAAAGTAACTATTGTTGAGTTTATGCCAAACGTTGTTCCAGTAGAAGACGAAGATATTTCTAAACAAATGGAAAAATCATTGAAAAAATCAGGAATTGATGTAATGGTTAACTCTTCTGTTGAGAAAATTGACACTACAGGAAACGGAGTTAAAGCATTTGTTAAAACAGCAAAAGGTGAAGTAGTTCTTGAAGCTGACATCTTATTATCTGCTGTTGGAATCAAAACGAACATCGAAAACATAGGACTTGAAGAAGTAGGAATTGCTACTGATAGAGATAAAATTTTAGTAAACGCTTACAACCAAACAAACATCCCAGGTTACTACGCTATTGGTGACGTAACTCCAGGACAAGCATTGGCTCACGTAGCTTCTGCAGAAGGAATCAACTGTGTAGAGAAAATTGCAGGAATGCACGTAGACCCAATTGATTACGGAAACGTACCAGGGTGTACTTATGCTACTCCAGAAATTGCTTCGGTTGGTATGACCGAAAAACAAGCTAAGGAAAAAGGATACGACTTAAAAATTGGAAAATTCCCATTCTCAGCGTCTGGAAAAGCACAAGCTTCTGGAAACTCAGACGGATTTGTAAAAGTAATCTTTGATGCTAAATACGGCGAATGGTTAGGATGCCACATGATTGGTGCTGGTGTTACTGATATGATTGCTGAAGCAGTTGTAGCGCGTAAACTAGAAACGACTGGACACGAAATCCTAAAATCGATTCACCCTCACCCAACCATGAGTGAAGCGGTTATGGAAGCGGTTGCAGATGCTTACGGAGAAGTAATTCACTTGTAA
- a CDS encoding ABC transporter ATP-binding protein has protein sequence MKAKAFDIRLFKRILEYTKPYKWRFNGVVIFAISLSIFAALRPYLLKQTVDGYIQTEDQHGLLLYICLMGIVLLLEVFSQFFFVYWANWLGQDIVKDIRVKLFKHILSFRMKYFDMVPVGQLVTRSVSDIEAIARIFSQGLFMIISDLMKMVVVLGFMLYMNWKLTWIVIIAMPILVFFTRIFQRKMQVAFEEVRTEISNMNTFVQERVTGMKIVQLFNRETIESDKFKDINHKHKTAWIKTILYNSIFFPIADIISSLTLGFVVLYGGIKILNGDNFTTFGDLFSYTMFIGMLFNPLRQIADKFNEMQLGMIAANRVFEILDTQDQIQDTGKKEAPVFDGNISFKKVHFGYIPNEEVIKGVNLEVKAGDTVAIVGSTGAGKSTIINLLNRFYEINSGTICIDDHNIEEYTLSSLRKQIAVVLQDVFLFADTIYNNITLNNPEITREQVYEAAKEIGVHHFIMTLPDNYDFDVKERGVMLSSGQRQLIAFLRAYVSNPSILILDEATSSIDTYSEELIQRATETITQGRTSIVIAHRLATIVNADKIVVMDQGLIVEQGTHQELINKESGYYKNLYDSQFSVAN, from the coding sequence ATGAAAGCAAAAGCATTCGACATACGATTATTCAAACGAATTTTAGAATATACCAAGCCTTATAAATGGCGTTTTAATGGTGTGGTTATTTTCGCCATTTCCTTATCTATTTTTGCGGCCTTACGTCCGTATTTATTGAAACAAACGGTAGATGGCTACATCCAAACAGAGGATCAACATGGCCTTTTACTCTATATCTGCTTGATGGGGATTGTCTTGCTATTGGAGGTTTTTTCACAATTTTTTTTTGTGTACTGGGCCAACTGGCTCGGGCAAGATATTGTCAAAGATATTCGTGTCAAACTATTCAAACATATCTTAAGTTTTAGGATGAAATATTTTGACATGGTTCCAGTTGGACAATTGGTAACCCGTTCAGTTTCTGACATTGAAGCGATTGCTCGTATTTTTAGTCAAGGACTTTTTATGATTATCAGTGACTTGATGAAAATGGTGGTAGTTCTGGGTTTTATGCTATACATGAACTGGAAACTAACTTGGATTGTCATTATCGCTATGCCTATTTTGGTGTTTTTTACTCGTATTTTTCAACGCAAAATGCAAGTGGCTTTTGAGGAAGTACGTACGGAAATCTCCAATATGAATACCTTTGTTCAAGAACGTGTAACGGGAATGAAAATCGTTCAACTCTTTAACCGTGAAACTATTGAGTCTGATAAATTCAAAGATATTAACCACAAACACAAGACGGCTTGGATCAAAACAATTTTGTACAACTCAATTTTCTTTCCAATTGCTGATATTATTTCATCCTTAACATTAGGATTCGTAGTGCTTTACGGTGGTATCAAAATTTTAAACGGCGATAACTTCACCACTTTTGGAGATCTATTTTCATACACCATGTTTATTGGAATGCTGTTTAATCCACTGCGACAAATTGCAGATAAATTCAACGAGATGCAACTGGGAATGATCGCTGCCAATCGTGTTTTTGAAATTTTGGATACTCAAGACCAAATTCAAGATACTGGTAAAAAAGAAGCTCCAGTTTTTGATGGAAATATTTCGTTTAAGAAAGTACATTTTGGATACATTCCTAATGAAGAGGTGATTAAAGGTGTTAATTTAGAAGTTAAAGCGGGAGATACCGTGGCGATTGTAGGCTCTACAGGTGCTGGAAAATCTACTATCATCAACTTACTGAATCGTTTTTACGAAATCAACAGTGGTACGATTTGTATTGATGATCATAACATCGAAGAATATACATTGAGTTCTTTGCGAAAGCAAATTGCCGTGGTATTGCAAGATGTTTTTTTATTCGCTGATACCATCTACAACAACATTACACTGAACAACCCTGAAATCACTAGAGAACAGGTATATGAAGCGGCCAAAGAAATTGGTGTACATCACTTTATCATGACTTTACCTGACAATTATGATTTTGATGTAAAAGAACGTGGCGTCATGTTATCTTCAGGACAAAGACAACTGATTGCGTTTTTGCGTGCGTATGTGAGCAATCCTAGTATTTTGATTTTAGATGAAGCTACTTCGTCAATTGATACTTATTCTGAAGAATTAATTCAGCGCGCTACCGAGACCATTACCCAAGGTAGAACTTCGATTGTGATTGCACACCGTTTGGCAACTATTGTCAATGCTGATAAAATTGTAGTTATGGACCAAGGATTGATCGTAGAACAAGGAACACATCAAGAATTAATCAACAAAGAATCCGGCTACTATAAAAACTTATATGATTCGCAGTTTTCAGTAGCTAACTAA
- the truA gene encoding tRNA pseudouridine(38-40) synthase TruA: MRYFIKLAYNGTPYHGWQYQPNAASVQETLNKALSVLLNSEINAMGAGRTDTGVHAREMFAHFDCDKIIDATKLIYKLNSFLPKDIAIFDIILVTDEAHCRFDATKRTYQYHINTIKNVFLNEQSWFLNQKLDVALMNQAAKILFNHTNFQCFSKVNTDVNTFDCTIFEAHWQENGSDLVFTISANRFLRNMVRAIVGTLVNVGMHKISVDDFEKIIESKNRDKAGISVPAHGLYLTKIVYPYLE; encoded by the coding sequence TTGAGATATTTTATAAAATTAGCCTATAACGGAACACCTTATCACGGATGGCAATACCAGCCCAACGCAGCCTCTGTGCAAGAAACACTGAATAAAGCGCTGTCTGTTTTGCTAAATAGCGAAATCAACGCCATGGGTGCTGGTCGTACCGATACTGGTGTTCACGCACGTGAAATGTTTGCGCATTTTGACTGTGATAAAATCATCGATGCTACAAAACTGATATACAAACTCAACTCGTTTTTACCCAAAGACATCGCGATTTTCGACATTATATTGGTTACAGACGAAGCCCATTGCCGTTTTGATGCGACCAAAAGAACCTATCAATACCACATCAACACGATAAAAAACGTTTTTTTGAACGAACAAAGTTGGTTTCTCAATCAAAAGTTAGATGTCGCACTGATGAACCAAGCTGCTAAAATATTATTCAATCACACCAATTTTCAGTGTTTTTCCAAAGTAAATACAGATGTAAATACTTTTGATTGCACGATTTTTGAAGCGCATTGGCAAGAAAACGGAAGCGATTTAGTTTTCACGATTTCAGCCAACCGCTTTTTGCGAAATATGGTGCGCGCCATTGTGGGCACCTTGGTCAACGTGGGCATGCATAAAATCAGCGTGGATGATTTTGAAAAAATTATTGAAAGTAAAAACAGAGACAAAGCCGGTATTTCCGTACCTGCTCACGGCTTGTACTTGACCAAAATTGTATATCCTTATTTAGAGTAA
- a CDS encoding metallophosphoesterase family protein, with protein MKKILLLSDTHSHIDDTILKYVAQADEVWHAGDIGDLVVTDTLKKHKPLRAVYGNIDDAQARMEFPLHNRFMCEGVDVWITHIGGYPGKYSSNIRAELTANSPKLFICGHSHILKVQFDKKLNLLHMNPGACGKSGFHQVRTMLRFVIEGDKIKDLEIIEIEQRV; from the coding sequence ATGAAGAAGATTTTACTGCTTTCGGACACGCACAGCCATATTGATGATACCATTTTGAAATACGTAGCACAAGCCGATGAGGTTTGGCATGCGGGTGATATTGGGGATTTGGTAGTTACAGATACATTAAAAAAACACAAACCCTTGCGCGCAGTTTATGGGAATATTGACGATGCGCAGGCGCGAATGGAATTCCCGTTACACAATCGTTTTATGTGCGAAGGGGTTGATGTTTGGATTACGCACATAGGTGGGTACCCGGGGAAATACAGTTCAAATATTCGAGCGGAATTGACGGCTAATTCTCCCAAATTATTTATTTGTGGGCATTCTCATATTTTAAAAGTGCAGTTTGATAAAAAACTCAATTTATTGCATATGAATCCCGGTGCTTGTGGTAAAAGTGGTTTTCATCAAGTGCGTACGATGTTGCGTTTTGTGATTGAGGGTGATAAAATAAAAGATTTGGAAATTATAGAAATCGAGCAAAGAGTCTAG
- a CDS encoding ATP-binding protein, whose amino-acid sequence MRTIRLVLFLHITLFFANQAIFSQENIPTEKETTKLVQDATRLMLEEKHEESLKKSRKALKYAIAIKNNNLIANCYNTIAANFDELTEFEKAFFYYKKGLLYAQKTNNNKLKNWLNNNLANIYCFDKKEYAKGIYYYKKSLQYSNKIKDTTQIVFTKLNITWAYFDIGRFDEGLPYLEFINKHHLKYGKESSIIALNMLNGMYHSHIKHNALAVKYFEKAIECGRKENEKSDLSFSHLEYSKFLFKNKLFQKAYQNLNLYNTLTSEINDEEKLKKANVAGINLELDEYKREIDNIETKFKTKEQLMIENQTKNKRISVIIISALIVIIILFYFFFQNTKLKQKNDLKNIQSKIQRNIINASMNGQEMERKKIASFLHDNISALLSSADMHLSVLNAKKPESSEELIKTKSILRDAHDKVRDLSHQLLPSLLARFGLYYALHDLCEKNSNSSLHFEYEGPEDTHTRYNEEFEMKMYFIITELLNNIIKHSQANQAKLKLTEKNGNLIIQITDNGQGFDTKKFNIIEGFGLNQIRARIKNMEGKLKIKSTINSGTTISILAHIEYRT is encoded by the coding sequence ATGAGAACAATACGGCTTGTTTTATTTCTTCACATAACACTATTTTTTGCTAACCAAGCTATCTTTTCTCAAGAAAACATCCCAACTGAAAAAGAAACTACCAAACTAGTTCAGGATGCGACTCGCTTAATGCTGGAAGAAAAACATGAAGAATCATTAAAAAAATCCCGCAAAGCTTTAAAATATGCTATTGCAATCAAAAACAACAATTTAATTGCCAATTGCTACAATACTATTGCGGCCAATTTTGATGAATTAACTGAGTTTGAAAAAGCCTTTTTTTATTACAAGAAAGGACTATTGTATGCCCAAAAAACAAATAACAATAAACTCAAAAATTGGCTTAATAACAACCTTGCCAACATCTACTGTTTTGATAAAAAAGAATATGCGAAAGGAATTTATTACTATAAAAAATCACTTCAATACAGCAATAAAATCAAAGACACCACACAAATTGTTTTTACCAAACTCAATATCACATGGGCTTATTTTGACATCGGTCGCTTTGACGAAGGATTGCCTTATCTAGAATTCATCAATAAACACCATCTAAAATACGGAAAAGAGTCCTCTATTATAGCTTTAAACATGCTAAACGGAATGTATCATTCACATATCAAACATAATGCATTAGCCGTAAAATATTTCGAAAAAGCGATAGAATGCGGTCGAAAAGAAAACGAAAAATCGGATTTATCATTTTCCCATTTAGAATATTCGAAATTTTTATTCAAAAACAAACTATTTCAAAAAGCATATCAGAATCTAAACTTATACAACACCCTCACATCTGAAATAAATGATGAAGAAAAGCTAAAAAAGGCCAATGTTGCAGGCATCAATTTGGAATTAGATGAATACAAAAGAGAGATTGACAACATCGAAACTAAATTTAAAACCAAAGAACAATTGATGATTGAAAACCAAACCAAAAATAAGCGCATAAGCGTAATTATAATTTCGGCTTTGATTGTCATCATCATTCTTTTTTACTTTTTCTTTCAAAACACCAAGTTGAAACAAAAAAACGACCTGAAAAACATTCAAAGTAAAATTCAAAGAAACATTATCAACGCCTCTATGAACGGCCAAGAAATGGAACGAAAAAAAATAGCTTCATTTCTTCACGACAACATCAGCGCTTTACTCTCTTCCGCAGACATGCATCTTAGTGTATTGAATGCTAAAAAACCCGAGTCTTCAGAAGAGTTAATCAAAACTAAATCAATACTTCGCGATGCTCATGACAAGGTAAGAGATCTATCACACCAATTGCTTCCTTCTCTGCTAGCGCGTTTTGGACTTTATTATGCACTTCACGACTTATGCGAAAAAAACTCTAATTCGAGCTTACATTTTGAATACGAAGGCCCTGAAGACACTCATACTCGATATAACGAAGAATTTGAAATGAAAATGTATTTTATAATCACAGAACTCCTCAATAACATTATCAAACACAGTCAAGCCAATCAGGCTAAACTCAAACTTACCGAAAAGAATGGCAACTTAATAATTCAAATAACTGACAATGGCCAAGGTTTTGACACTAAAAAATTCAATATCATTGAAGGTTTTGGGCTCAACCAAATTCGAGCTCGAATCAAAAATATGGAGGGAAAACTCAAAATAAAATCAACTATTAATTCCGGAACTACAATCTCAATTTTAGCACATATTGAATATAGAACGTAA
- a CDS encoding response regulator transcription factor produces the protein MKEKIRIHLADDHHVLIDGMKTLLNTVSNFEVVGFSLDGSSIFEEVTANNSDILILDISMPKKDGIEVIKEFNKKGFPCKVIILSSYDDLKIIKEVMNLGASGYLTKQCAGENIVEAIQTVANGEEYFCKVVREKIFNTATQNNPQLIPKKISTTSLLTDREIEITTLIALEFSGKEISEKLFISTNTVETHRKNIIKKLKAKNTISIVKFAIKNNLIKS, from the coding sequence ATGAAAGAAAAAATACGAATCCATCTTGCTGATGACCATCATGTTCTTATTGATGGCATGAAGACTTTATTAAACACTGTTTCAAACTTTGAAGTGGTAGGGTTTTCTCTTGATGGTAGTTCGATTTTTGAAGAAGTCACAGCCAACAATAGCGACATTTTAATTTTAGACATCAGTATGCCTAAAAAGGACGGAATTGAAGTTATAAAGGAATTTAATAAAAAAGGTTTCCCTTGTAAAGTAATCATTCTTTCTAGTTATGATGATTTAAAAATCATCAAAGAAGTAATGAATTTAGGTGCTTCTGGCTATTTAACGAAACAGTGTGCGGGTGAAAACATCGTCGAAGCCATACAAACCGTTGCGAATGGCGAAGAGTATTTTTGCAAAGTTGTAAGAGAAAAGATATTCAATACCGCTACCCAAAATAACCCGCAATTAATTCCCAAAAAAATCTCCACCACCTCGCTTTTAACAGACAGAGAAATTGAAATCACCACCCTAATAGCATTAGAATTCAGCGGGAAGGAAATTAGCGAAAAATTATTCATCAGTACCAATACCGTTGAAACGCATCGAAAAAATATCATCAAAAAACTGAAAGCCAAAAATACGATAAGCATCGTTAAATTTGCTATTAAGAACAATTTAATCAAATCGTAG
- a CDS encoding DUF4293 domain-containing protein: MIQRIQTIYLFLAFATTGILPFIFPLWTINNGDDYFFMQNQLFVILFGLSTTLSIFSIISFKKRKSQFVLGRLNIILNLILLGLFVYHSLNLSGGTEIVSEKGIGMFLPIVTIVLLVLANKAIKQDEDLVKSVDRLR; this comes from the coding sequence ATGATACAGAGAATTCAAACTATTTATTTATTTCTTGCTTTTGCAACTACAGGTATTCTACCCTTTATTTTCCCTTTATGGACAATAAACAATGGTGATGATTATTTTTTTATGCAAAATCAATTGTTCGTTATATTGTTTGGACTGAGTACAACTCTCAGTATATTTAGTATTATTTCCTTTAAAAAGAGAAAAAGTCAATTTGTCCTTGGCAGATTGAATATCATATTAAATTTAATTTTATTAGGATTATTTGTATATCATTCACTAAACTTATCTGGAGGAACTGAAATAGTTTCGGAGAAAGGTATTGGGATGTTTCTTCCTATTGTTACTATCGTATTATTAGTACTTGCTAATAAGGCCATCAAACAGGACGAAGATCTTGTAAAATCTGTGGATAGATTGAGATAA